From Coffea arabica cultivar ET-39 chromosome 2e, Coffea Arabica ET-39 HiFi, whole genome shotgun sequence, the proteins below share one genomic window:
- the LOC113729138 gene encoding uncharacterized protein, with amino-acid sequence MAWNNRRGARGRNADRMRQDEEDEALLLMSASLMLMHPSLAHVDNNQPLPQHDGSFTDRQWVESVLYGHHRRSIDNMRITVDNFLLLSNILVERQYVPHNYQQRVPIQEALAMTLMLVSHKHTHRVLGTIFDRSIETINRNIKKVLRGLCLFVAEIIRPGDQTAVHPRIANSTNFYPWFKDAVGAMDGTHISACPPTGEQMAYTNRHGWQSQNVLAVCDHDMRFIYVYAGWEGSAHDARVLESALAYPSDFPLPQPGRYYLVDAAYKNAPGFMPPYKNVGSESPAKALLNTRHSQLRNVIERTFGVLKKRFKWLKGPVDNFYMSTQISIVIACCALHNFLRMHQPEDAHFQRFESEDVHLNEEPEIGGLVPQPFALNVSPAELAEWKAKRDYIATQMYAAQGRRRF; translated from the exons ATGGCCTGGAACAACCGCCGTGGTGCTAGAGGACGCAATGCGGACCGCATGAGGCAAGATGAGGAAGATGAGGCCTTACTTCTTATGAGTGCCTCGTTAATGTTAATGCATCCGTCACTTGCACACGTGGATAATAATCAACCACTTCCGCAACATGATGGGTCATTCACAGATAGGCAGTGGGTCGAAAGCGTACTCTACGGTCATCATAGACGCTCAATAGACAACATGCGTATCACGGTTGATAATTTCTTGCTGCTGTCCAATATCCTTGTCGAGAGACAATACGTTCCACACAATTACCAACAGCGCGTGCCCATACAGGAGGCGCTTGCTATGACCTTAATGTTGGTCAGCCACAAGCATACGCACCGTgtcttggggacaatttttgATCGATCCATCGAGACGATTAATCGAAATATAAAAAAGGTGCTCCGAGGCCTGTGTCTATTTGTAGCTGAAATAATACGACCGGGTGACCAGACTGCAGTTCATCCACGAATTGCAAACTCAACTAATTTTTATCCATGGTTCAAG GATGCCGTGGGAGCGATGGATGGTACCCACATCTCAGCTTGTCCTCCGACAGGCGAGCAAATGGCATATACAAATCGGCACGGGTGGCAATCACAGAATGTTCTGGCAGTTTGTGACCATGACATGCGCTTCATCTATGTGTATGCTGGATGGGAGGGAAGTGCACACGATGCGCGAGTGTTGGAGTCAGCATTAGCATATCCGTCCGATTTTCCACTGCCGCAACCTG GCCGGTACTACTTAGTTGATGCGGCATACAAGAATGCTCCAGGTTTCATGCCCCCGTATAAGAACGTGGGGTCCGAATCTCCGGCAAAGGCCTTGCTCAATACTCGACATTCGCAACTTCGCAATGTCATTGAGCGCACATTTGGTGTGCTTAAGAAAAGATTCAAATGGTTAAAGGGTCCGGTAGATAATTTCTATATGAGCACTCAAATCAGTATAGTCATTGCTTGTTGTGCATTGCACAACTTTTTAAGGATGCACCAACCAGAAGATGCCCATTTTCAACGGTTTGAATCAGAAGACGTGCACTTAAATGAAGAGCCAGAAATAGGCGGGCTAGTACCTCAGCCGTTCGCATTAAACGTATCTCCTGCAGAGCTTGCGGAATGGAAAGCTAAACGAGACTACATAGCGACTCAAATGTACGCAGCACAGGGGCGACGCCGCTTTTAG